In one Oryza glaberrima chromosome 2, OglaRS2, whole genome shotgun sequence genomic region, the following are encoded:
- the LOC127762378 gene encoding uncharacterized protein LOC127762378 yields MRKRTASDRIRVPSSNPAPSPSPPPPPEEPAVPMPHVGARRSTRVFVPKTPRPPQPSDPARVLRSGKRLAFSESPADAHWFQCKPNNCFHVHDHQRQLHDDPKPPPPPLPRTRSFGIVYSRKRRRRLPEPKEDTRFAIVFTRKRPKVAPFQHHAPNDLATIPCSSSREFASRTGFFDSHFLTLVDCIPTNKADAAMLIVLVDSSCSGSSQHFLRLLLSVLRWMRSCRRGKVRNLASFLSSDAVATALALRGLHFVQLQCRRDCALSQRALVQCGWCELRGAKDSEPLLSVNFLAVPSYFQILHLLIALESMYLPAVIRTRMHLVGGAEEIYPRTLLEEDSESLSTGDTDPAVDLCSNKLCSVAQDYVPLEEIAGVVVHGLRLKKHQRKRSSMRHPLSRQRLAARFPDKVVATNQTDVARQTEADAPPSVSPELPLEPVKPKAALEISLDLLENMDDSDVSTPIGSNGKQKRSSLKSPIERMNERLALAEVRQNIDSVHCRANLLIIQPDRCWREEGAEVMLEPSESNEWCIAVKIHGVNRISLKPSEQRFYVVNRFTHAYILAVDDGLKIEFSDKWDWLLFKELQIEGRERNSQGKMIPIPGVNEVSDDMGVIGTYPFSRPVPDYIRMADDEVGRALSRDSVYDLDSEDEQWLTQLNHSDSDRKSAHLNHISYEDFEKMITTFEKDAFNNPEGTSDLDQILSRYPTLEKDHNVLAVHEYWINKRYKKGVPLLRILQGATLRRGQLSQRSIKKKRSFKRQRSQAGRGKPDICLQDANGAEEEALRRVVEAERAATQAGETAVRLRSRAQRLMAKAELVAYKSVMALRIAEAARISDSSRDLVLTTLD; encoded by the exons ATGAGGAAGCGCACTGCATCTGATCGCATTCGGGTCCCCTCCAGCAAccccgcgccatcgccgtcgccgccgccgccgccggaggaacCTGCCGTGCCCATGCCGCATGTTGGGGCCCGCCGCTCCACGCGCGTCTTCGTGCCCAAGACGCCCAGGCCGCCTCAGCCTTCTGATCCTGCCAGGGTCCTCCGCTCCGGCAAGCGCCTCGCCTTCTCCGAATCCCCCGCCGACGCCCACTGGTTCCAGTGCAAGCCCAACAACTGCTTCCACGTCCATGACCACCAACGCCAACTTCACGACGACcccaagccaccgccgccgcctctgccgcgcACAAGGTCCTTCGGGATCGTCTACAGCaggaagcgccgccgccgcctccccgaaCCCAAGGAGGACACCAGGTTTGCCATTGTCTTCACTAGGAAGAGACCCAAGGTCGCCCCTTTTCAGCACCACGCCCCGAACGACCTTGCCACCATCCCATGCTCCTCTTCCAGGGAGTTTGCCTCCAGGACTGGCTTCTTTGATTCCCATTTCTTGACCCTGGTGGATTGTATTCCCACTAATAAAGCTGACGCTGCCATGCTTATTGTCCTTGTGGATTCATCTTGCTCTGGGAGCTCTCAGCACTTCTtgcgcctcctcctctctgtgCTGCGCTGGATGCGTAGCTGCCGACGGGGCAAGGTCCGAAACCTTGCCTCCTTTCTCTCGTCCGATGCTGTCGCCACTGCGCTTGCATTGCGGGGATTGCATTTTGTCCAGCTTCAATGCCGGAGAGAC TGTGCATTGTCACAGAGGGCTTTGGTGCAATGTGGCTGGTGTGAGCTTCGTGGTGCCAAGGATTCTGAACCATTGTTGTCTGTCAATTTCTTGGCAGTCCCTTCTTACTTCCAGATTTTGCACTTGTTAATAGCACTCGAGTCAATGTATCTTCCAGCTGTGATTCGTACGAGAATGCATTTGGTTGGTGGAGCTGAAGAAATTTATCCTCGCACCCTATTGGAGGAGGATTCTGAATCTCTGAGCACCGGGGATACTGATCCTGCTGTTGACCTGTGTAGCAACAAACTTTGCAGTGTGGCTCAAGATTATGTGCCCCTTGAAGAGATTGCAGGAGTGGTGGTCCATGGTCTGAGGCTAAAGAAGCATCAAAGGAAGAGAAGCTCTATGCGGCATCCCCTCAGTCGACAGCGTCTTGCTGCAAGATTTCCCGACAAGGTAGTTGCAACAAACCAGACCGATGTGGCTAGACAGACAGAAGCGGATGCGCCACCCTCAGTTAGTCCGGAGCTTCCACTGGAGCCTGTCAAACCTAAAGCAGCACTGGAAATCTCTCTTGATTTGCTTGAAAACATGGATGACAGTGATGTTTCAACTCCTATAGGATCAAATGGGAAGCAAAAGAGGTCTTCTTTGAAAAGTCCCATTGAGCGCATGAATGAAAGGTTGGCTTTGGCTGAGGTTAGACAGAATATAGATTCTGTTCACTGCAGAGCAAACCTTTTAATTATTCAACCTGATAGGTGCTGGAGGGAAGAAGGCGCTGAAGTTATGCTGGAACCATCGGAATCAAATGAGTGGTGTATAGCTGTGAAGATACATGGTGTCAATAGAATATCTCTGAAGCCTTCGGAGCAGAGGTTTTATGTTGTTAACCGGTTCACCCATGCCTATATTTTGGCAGTTGATGATGGATTGAAGATTGAGTTCTCTGATAAATGGGACTGGCTTTTGTTTAAGGAGTTGCAAATTGAGGGTCGGGAGCGCAATTCCCAGGGAAAGATGATACCAATTCCTGGTGTAAATGAGGTTTCTGATGACATGGGAGTGATTGGAACATATCCTTTTTCACGCCCTGTGCCAGACTATATCAGAATGGCGGATGATGAGGTTGGGCGAGCTCTCTCAAGGGACTCTGTATATGATCTGGATTCTGAGGATGAACAGTGGCTCACCCAGTTGAATCATTCAGATTCTGACAGAAAAAGCGCACATCTTAATCATATTTCTTATGAAGATTTTGAAAAGATGATTACCACGTTTGAAAAGGATGCTTTCAACAACCCTGAAGGAACTAGTGATTTGGATCAGATTCTTTCCAGATACCCTACTTTGGAAAAGGACCATAATGTCCTTGCTGTGCATGAATATTGGATAAACAAGAGATATAAGAAAGGTGTACCACTGCTAAGGATATTGCAG GGTGCAACACTAAGACGAGGACAACTGTCACAAAGAtctattaagaaaaaaagatctTTCAAGAGACAAAGAAGCCAAGCTGGCCGTGGAAAGCCTGACATATGCTTGCAAG
- the LOC127762380 gene encoding FAM10 family protein At4g22670 isoform X2 gives MDASRVGELRTFVEACKKDPSLLADPNLAFFRDYLESLGAHLPAAAFTKATPKPKPSSMDDIDDEYDDDDDDDLNMRDATPEPDELDQDIVESDLELEGDIVESDHQDPPQKMGDPSIDVTEENRDASQEAKSKAMEAMSEGKLEEAIDHLTKAILLNPLSAIMYGTRASVFIKMKKPVAAIRDANAALEINPDSAKGYKTRGMAYAMLGKWEEAAHDLHTASNMDYDDEINAVLKKVEPNAHKIMEHRRKYERLRKEREEKRAERDRFRRRAEAQAAYDKAKRKEQSSSRSSGGASPRGGFPGGMPGGGFPGGMPGGGFPGGMPGGGFPGGMPGGFPGGAMPGGVPGNVDMSKILNDPDLMAAFGDPEVMAALQDVMNNPASFARHQANPKVGPIIAKMMAKFNGSQ, from the exons ATGGATGCTTCTCGCGTTGGCGAGCTCCGCACTTTCGTGGAGGCCTGCAAGAAGgacccctccctcctcgccgaccCCAACCTCGCCTTCTTCCGCGACTACCTCGAGAGCCTGGGCGcccacctccccgccgccgccttcaccaaggCCACCCCCAAGCCCAAG CCGTCCTCCATGGATGACATCGACGACGaatacgacgacgacgacgacgacgatctcAACATGAGGGATGCCACTCCGGAGCCGGACGAGCTTGACCAGGACATCGTCGAGTCCGATCTTGAACTTGAAGGAGACATTGTCGAATCTGACCATCAGGACCCTCCGCAAAAG ATGGGAGATCCTTCTATTGATGTCACCGAGGAAAATCGTGATGCCTCACAGGAGGCCAAAAGCAAGGCCATGGAAGCAATGTCAGAAG GGAAACTGGAAGAAGCTATTGACCATCTTACAAAGGCAATACTGCTCAATCCACTCTCAGCTATCATGTATGGTACTAGAG CTTCTGTGTTTATCAAAATGAAGAAACCTGTTGCTGCCATCCGTGATGCAAATGCTGCTCTAGAG ATTAACCCAGACTCTGCAAAAGGCTACAAAACTCGTGGAATGGCTTATGCTATGCTTGGAAAATGGGAGGAAGCTGCCCATGATCTTCACACAGCATCGAACATGGATTATGATGATGAGATCAATGCTGTGCTCAAGAAG GTGGAGCCTAATGCACACAAGATAATGGAACATCGCAGGAAATATGAACGGCTGCGAAAAGAGAGGGAAGAAAAGAGAGCTGAGCGTGACCGATTCCGTCGACGTGCAGAAGCACAG GCTGCTTATGACAAGGCCAAGCGGAAGGAGCAATCATCAAGTCGCTCATCGGGAGGTGCATCTCCCAGGGGGGGCTTCCCAGGAGGGATGCCTGGTGGAGGTTTCCCAGGAGGAATGCCTGGTGGAGGTTTCCCAGGTGGTATGCCTGGTGGAGGTTTCCCAGGTGGGATGCCTGGTGGCTTCCCTGGGGGTGCTATGCCTGGAGGTGTTCCTGGGAATGTTGATATGAGTAAAATTCTGAAT GACCCTGATCTGATGGCAGCATTTGGTGACCCTGAGGTTATGGCAGCTCTTCAAGATG tgatgAACAATCCTGCCAGCTTTGCGAGGCACCAAGCCAACCCCAAGGTGGGCCCCATCATTGCAAAGATGATGGCGAAATTCAATGGGTCCCAGTAA
- the LOC127762380 gene encoding FAM10 family protein At4g22670 isoform X1 encodes MDASRVGELRTFVEACKKDPSLLADPNLAFFRDYLESLGAHLPAAAFTKATPKPKQPSSMDDIDDEYDDDDDDDLNMRDATPEPDELDQDIVESDLELEGDIVESDHQDPPQKMGDPSIDVTEENRDASQEAKSKAMEAMSEGKLEEAIDHLTKAILLNPLSAIMYGTRASVFIKMKKPVAAIRDANAALEINPDSAKGYKTRGMAYAMLGKWEEAAHDLHTASNMDYDDEINAVLKKVEPNAHKIMEHRRKYERLRKEREEKRAERDRFRRRAEAQAAYDKAKRKEQSSSRSSGGASPRGGFPGGMPGGGFPGGMPGGGFPGGMPGGGFPGGMPGGFPGGAMPGGVPGNVDMSKILNDPDLMAAFGDPEVMAALQDVMNNPASFARHQANPKVGPIIAKMMAKFNGSQ; translated from the exons ATGGATGCTTCTCGCGTTGGCGAGCTCCGCACTTTCGTGGAGGCCTGCAAGAAGgacccctccctcctcgccgaccCCAACCTCGCCTTCTTCCGCGACTACCTCGAGAGCCTGGGCGcccacctccccgccgccgccttcaccaaggCCACCCCCAAGCCCAAG CAGCCGTCCTCCATGGATGACATCGACGACGaatacgacgacgacgacgacgacgatctcAACATGAGGGATGCCACTCCGGAGCCGGACGAGCTTGACCAGGACATCGTCGAGTCCGATCTTGAACTTGAAGGAGACATTGTCGAATCTGACCATCAGGACCCTCCGCAAAAG ATGGGAGATCCTTCTATTGATGTCACCGAGGAAAATCGTGATGCCTCACAGGAGGCCAAAAGCAAGGCCATGGAAGCAATGTCAGAAG GGAAACTGGAAGAAGCTATTGACCATCTTACAAAGGCAATACTGCTCAATCCACTCTCAGCTATCATGTATGGTACTAGAG CTTCTGTGTTTATCAAAATGAAGAAACCTGTTGCTGCCATCCGTGATGCAAATGCTGCTCTAGAG ATTAACCCAGACTCTGCAAAAGGCTACAAAACTCGTGGAATGGCTTATGCTATGCTTGGAAAATGGGAGGAAGCTGCCCATGATCTTCACACAGCATCGAACATGGATTATGATGATGAGATCAATGCTGTGCTCAAGAAG GTGGAGCCTAATGCACACAAGATAATGGAACATCGCAGGAAATATGAACGGCTGCGAAAAGAGAGGGAAGAAAAGAGAGCTGAGCGTGACCGATTCCGTCGACGTGCAGAAGCACAG GCTGCTTATGACAAGGCCAAGCGGAAGGAGCAATCATCAAGTCGCTCATCGGGAGGTGCATCTCCCAGGGGGGGCTTCCCAGGAGGGATGCCTGGTGGAGGTTTCCCAGGAGGAATGCCTGGTGGAGGTTTCCCAGGTGGTATGCCTGGTGGAGGTTTCCCAGGTGGGATGCCTGGTGGCTTCCCTGGGGGTGCTATGCCTGGAGGTGTTCCTGGGAATGTTGATATGAGTAAAATTCTGAAT GACCCTGATCTGATGGCAGCATTTGGTGACCCTGAGGTTATGGCAGCTCTTCAAGATG tgatgAACAATCCTGCCAGCTTTGCGAGGCACCAAGCCAACCCCAAGGTGGGCCCCATCATTGCAAAGATGATGGCGAAATTCAATGGGTCCCAGTAA